Proteins from a genomic interval of Mycobacterium conspicuum:
- a CDS encoding MerR family transcriptional regulator, producing the protein MSEQPRQGQLDLGDHADGATSGDGAPENPTATAPVQPGLFPDDSVPDELVGYRGPSACQIAGITYRQLDYWARTSLVVPSIRSAAGSGSQRLYSFKDILVLKIVKRLLDTGISLHNIRVAVDHLRQRGVQDLANITLFSDGTTVYECTSAEEVVDLLQGGQGVFGIAVSGAMRELTGVIADFRGERADGGESIAAPEDELASRRKHRDRKIG; encoded by the coding sequence GTGAGCGAGCAGCCACGTCAAGGTCAACTGGACCTTGGTGACCACGCGGACGGCGCGACCAGTGGTGACGGCGCCCCGGAAAACCCCACCGCGACCGCACCCGTGCAACCCGGACTGTTTCCCGACGACTCCGTGCCCGACGAGTTGGTCGGCTACCGCGGGCCCAGCGCCTGCCAGATCGCCGGAATCACGTATCGCCAGCTGGACTACTGGGCGCGGACCTCGCTGGTGGTGCCCTCGATCCGCAGCGCGGCCGGCTCCGGCAGCCAGCGGCTCTATTCGTTCAAGGACATCCTGGTTCTCAAGATCGTCAAGCGGCTGCTCGACACCGGTATCTCGCTGCACAACATCCGCGTGGCCGTCGATCATCTGCGTCAGCGCGGCGTCCAGGACCTGGCCAACATCACCCTGTTCTCCGACGGGACCACGGTGTACGAGTGCACGTCGGCCGAAGAGGTCGTCGACCTGCTGCAGGGCGGTCAGGGCGTGTTCGGCATCGCGGTGTCCGGTGCGATGCGCGAGCTGACCGGCGTCATCGCCGACTTCCGCGGTGAGCGCGCCGACGGCGGCGAGTCGATCGCCGCCCCGGAAGACGAGCTGGCTTCCCGTCGCAAGCACCGCGACCGCAAGATCGGCTGA